In a single window of the Tellurirhabdus bombi genome:
- a CDS encoding hydrogen peroxide-inducible genes activator, producing the protein MTISQLDYIVAVDTYRHFATAAENCHVTQPTLSMQIQKLEDELGVLIFDRSKQPVVPTETGQAILMQAREVLQAARRIPEIVNEAIEEYSGELRIGIIPTLAPYLLPYFIGSFMANYPAVQVQIQELMTEQAVEKLKNGLIDVGIVVTPLHESGINEIPLFHESFTAYVAESHPLASKKEIHSDDLHTDGLWLLNEGNCLRNQVMNLCGKAPRVNGNTQSLRYESGSLETLIKLIDRQAGFTLLPHLATLDLNETRRSRLRPFESPQPVREVSLITHRSFLKRKLIKALKKEIIAHLPKELQNDKKPGQVVSTFDLRRSE; encoded by the coding sequence ATGACGATTTCCCAGCTTGACTACATTGTTGCCGTTGATACCTACCGGCATTTTGCCACCGCCGCCGAAAATTGCCACGTTACGCAGCCGACACTCAGCATGCAGATTCAAAAACTGGAAGACGAACTCGGTGTCCTAATCTTTGACCGTTCCAAACAGCCTGTGGTCCCCACGGAGACGGGGCAGGCGATTCTGATGCAGGCGCGGGAAGTTTTGCAAGCAGCGCGGCGCATCCCGGAAATTGTCAACGAAGCGATTGAAGAGTATAGCGGAGAACTGCGCATTGGCATCATTCCGACCCTGGCTCCTTACCTCCTACCCTATTTTATCGGTTCGTTTATGGCCAATTATCCGGCTGTTCAGGTACAAATTCAGGAATTGATGACGGAGCAGGCGGTTGAAAAACTCAAAAATGGATTGATTGACGTCGGTATTGTGGTAACGCCGCTGCACGAATCAGGCATCAACGAAATACCCCTTTTCCACGAATCCTTTACGGCTTACGTGGCTGAATCACACCCACTGGCCAGCAAAAAGGAGATTCATTCTGATGATTTACATACCGATGGTCTGTGGCTGCTCAACGAAGGCAACTGCCTGCGCAACCAGGTAATGAACCTCTGCGGCAAAGCGCCCCGCGTAAACGGCAACACCCAGTCGCTTCGGTACGAATCGGGTTCGCTCGAAACCCTCATTAAGTTAATTGACCGACAGGCTGGCTTTACGCTCCTACCGCATCTGGCGACGCTGGACCTGAACGAAACACGCCGTTCGCGTCTCCGCCCGTTTGAATCGCCCCAGCCCGTCCGCGAAGTCAGTCTGATTACGCACCGCAGTTTCCTGAAGCGAAAATTAATCAAGGCCCTGAAAAAAGAAATCATCGCGCACTTGCCCAAAGAACTGCAAAACGACAAAAAACCCGGTCAGGTCGTTAGTACTTTCGATCTGCGACGCTCGGAATAA
- the glgB gene encoding 1,4-alpha-glucan branching protein GlgB: MAKRKTTTDNIPETTPAKKTSPRKKNVESVEASAAPTSPETSVEAPVVVAETVFVDTSKSVWNHTRFSDFDIHLFRSGKHYRLYEKLGSHVVEVVGVVGTYFAVWAPSARSVSVIGNFNGWNRQSHQLSVRWDSSGIWEGFIPHVGRGEVYKYYIHGANGLHFEKGDPYALRWETPPQTASVVWDTWYEWKDDYWIRNRGKFNALNKPFSVYEVHLASWRRDPSNPSRFLSYEEIADALVPYVKEMGFTHVEFMPVMEYPYSPSWGYQITGYFAPSSRFGTPQGFMELVERLHQENIGVYLDWVPSHFPGDAHGLYEFDGSHLYEHPDMRKGYHPDWKSYIFNYSRNEVRSFLISNAMFWLDRFHIDGLRVDAVASMLYLDYSRNHGEWEPNIFGGRENLEVISLLKELNEAVYKEYPEIQTIAEESTAFPGVSRPAFMGGLGFGMKWMMGWMNDTLRYFERDPYYRRWHQEEITFSTVYAFSENFMLPLSHDEVVYGKKSLVSKMPGDEWQRFANLRLLFSYMFTHPGTKLLFMGGEFGQTSEWKFEGSLDWHLLDFAPHQGMKECMKALNNVYRNELALHEQSFVPEGFEWIDTSDRENSIIVFARKGTRIKEQVVVVLNMTPTPRLNYRVGVPLEGVWKEIFNSDAKEFFGSGLLNPEPLTTEAEKWHGRPDSLRLSIPPLGAVVLKYQG; the protein is encoded by the coding sequence ATGGCAAAACGTAAAACGACTACCGATAATATTCCTGAAACGACACCCGCCAAAAAAACGTCGCCGCGGAAGAAAAACGTTGAATCTGTTGAAGCAAGTGCTGCGCCTACGTCGCCAGAAACCAGCGTAGAAGCACCAGTCGTTGTGGCGGAAACCGTATTTGTGGACACGTCAAAATCCGTTTGGAACCATACTCGGTTCTCCGATTTTGACATTCATCTTTTCCGTTCCGGGAAACATTACCGCTTGTACGAAAAATTAGGTTCGCACGTAGTGGAAGTCGTGGGCGTTGTTGGAACCTATTTTGCCGTCTGGGCACCGTCGGCGCGGTCGGTATCCGTCATTGGTAATTTCAACGGCTGGAATCGTCAGAGTCATCAGTTAAGCGTCCGATGGGATAGCTCAGGCATCTGGGAAGGTTTTATTCCGCATGTTGGTCGGGGAGAAGTCTACAAATACTACATCCACGGGGCCAACGGGCTGCATTTTGAAAAAGGCGATCCGTACGCACTGCGCTGGGAAACACCGCCACAGACGGCTTCAGTCGTGTGGGATACCTGGTATGAATGGAAAGACGACTACTGGATTCGCAATCGGGGTAAGTTCAACGCGTTGAACAAGCCATTTTCGGTTTATGAAGTACACCTGGCTTCCTGGCGGCGTGATCCAAGCAATCCGAGTCGTTTTCTGAGTTACGAGGAAATTGCGGACGCGCTGGTGCCGTACGTGAAAGAAATGGGCTTCACGCACGTGGAATTTATGCCCGTTATGGAGTACCCTTATTCGCCATCGTGGGGGTATCAGATTACGGGCTATTTTGCGCCGAGCAGCCGTTTCGGAACACCGCAGGGCTTTATGGAACTCGTTGAGCGGCTTCACCAGGAGAATATTGGGGTATACCTGGACTGGGTACCTTCACACTTTCCGGGCGATGCCCACGGGCTGTATGAGTTTGATGGCTCGCACCTGTATGAGCACCCAGACATGCGCAAGGGTTACCATCCCGACTGGAAAAGCTATATTTTCAATTATAGCCGCAACGAAGTCCGGTCGTTTTTGATCTCTAATGCCATGTTCTGGCTGGATCGTTTCCATATCGATGGCTTGCGGGTTGATGCGGTGGCGTCGATGCTGTACCTCGATTATTCGCGGAATCACGGAGAATGGGAGCCTAACATTTTCGGAGGGCGGGAAAACCTGGAAGTGATTTCGCTGCTTAAAGAGTTGAACGAAGCTGTATATAAAGAATACCCTGAAATACAGACTATTGCCGAAGAGTCAACGGCTTTCCCGGGCGTATCCCGACCTGCTTTCATGGGCGGCTTAGGCTTCGGTATGAAGTGGATGATGGGCTGGATGAACGATACACTGCGCTATTTCGAGCGTGATCCGTATTACCGCCGCTGGCACCAGGAAGAAATTACATTCAGTACGGTCTACGCCTTTTCCGAAAATTTCATGCTGCCCCTTTCGCACGATGAAGTTGTATACGGAAAGAAATCGCTGGTAAGCAAAATGCCGGGCGATGAATGGCAACGCTTTGCCAATTTACGCCTTCTATTTTCCTATATGTTCACCCATCCAGGCACCAAGCTGCTGTTTATGGGAGGGGAATTTGGGCAGACCTCGGAATGGAAATTTGAGGGAAGTCTCGACTGGCACCTGCTGGATTTTGCGCCGCACCAGGGCATGAAAGAATGCATGAAAGCGTTGAACAACGTGTACCGGAATGAGCTGGCGCTCCACGAGCAGAGTTTCGTACCAGAAGGTTTTGAGTGGATTGACACCTCCGACCGCGAAAACAGCATTATTGTGTTCGCCCGAAAAGGCACCCGCATCAAAGAACAAGTTGTTGTCGTGCTTAACATGACACCGACACCGCGCCTGAACTACCGCGTTGGGGTTCCGCTGGAAGGAGTCTGGAAAGAGATATTCAACAGCGACGCCAAGGAGTTTTTCGGAAGTGGCCTACTGAATCCAGAGCCGTTGACTACCGAAGCCGAAAAGTGGCACGGACGACCCGATTCCTTGCGCCTGTCGATTCCGCCGCTGGGAGCCGTTGTTTTAAAATACCAAGGTTAA